A single Brassica rapa cultivar Chiifu-401-42 chromosome A04, CAAS_Brap_v3.01, whole genome shotgun sequence DNA region contains:
- the LOC103864405 gene encoding BAHD acyltransferase BIA1-like → MDLEIEVMGREVIKPATPSPHNHIQLSLLDMSIPAMYFSTIFLYKSEDLVTASPEVISKKLKSSLSETLSRLYPLAGEIEGVSINCNDKGAVFTEARTNLLLPEFLKTLNVDYLAELRPKIEDGDSPSGWPLLSVGVTFFGSGSGVAVSVNVSHRICDAASLLTLVTDWSETMANKNSNVGPHQFAEATIYPPAPPHMASQSRTTNSIKCAMNRFVFESSKIAELKRKAASESVKMPTRVEAITSLIWKCVTKASRSNLMAPRSAVMYVAVDLRLKVPSSVLSPDAIGNLQTAFFLKKDAESEVEIHETVAAFRTAKEEVDKMLKDNVQSNTLSQGLLNMMGSQAAVFKPDIDIYTTSSWLGKPFYGVDFGWGSPVWMGSATHTVYDKLVYVSLMDSKDGEGVEAWINIPAEVMSVFVHDQELLAYAVLNPPITI, encoded by the coding sequence ATGGACTTAGAGATAGAGGTGATGGGGAGAGAAGTGATCAAACCTGCTACACCCTCACCTCATAATCACATTCAGCTCTCTCTTCTCGATATGTCCATTCCCGCAATGTACTTCTCAACCATATTCCTCTATAAATCTGAAGACCTAGTCACTGCGTCGCCCGAGGTCATCTCAAAGAAACTGAAAAGCTCTTTGTCCGAGACTCTCTCACGCTTATATCCACTCGCTGGAGAGATAGAAGGCGTCTCCATCAACTGCAACGACAAAGGAGCCGTCTTCACTGAGGCACGCACCAATCTCCTTCTCCCCGAGTTCTTGAAAACCCTCAACGTTGACTATCTGGCGGAACTCCGTCCCAAGATCGAGGACGGAGATTCCCCATCGGGGTGGCCATTGTTGAGTGTCGGTGTCACCTTCTTCGGATCTGGATCAGGAGTAGCTGTCTCGGTCAACGTCTCTCACAGGATCTGTGACGCGGCTTCATTGCTTACCTTGGTAACAGATTGGTCAGAGACCATGGCTAACAAGAACTCAAATGTGGGTCCTCATCAGTTCGCTGAGGCCACCATTTATCCCCCTGCTCCTCCGCACATGGCTTCACAGTCCCGAACAACGAACTCAATAAAGTGTGCAATGAACCGTTTCGTCTTTGAGTCCTCTAAGATCGCTGAACTCAAACGCAAAGCAGCTAGCGAAAGCGTCAAAATGCCTACACGTGTGGAAGCTATCACGTCACTTATCTGGAAATGTGTTACAAAGGCCTCGCGGTCTAACCTGATGGCTCCAAGGTCAGCGGTCATGTATGTAGCCGTAGACTTGCGGCTTAAGGTTCCTTCGAGTGTTTTGTCACCGGACGCTATTGGTAACCTTCAGACAGCATTCTTTCTCAAGAAAGACGCAGAGAGCGAAGTTGAAATACATGAAACCGTGGCCGCATTCAGGACGGCCAAAGAAGAAGTCGACAAGATGTTAAAAGATAATGTCCAAAGCAATACACTTAGTCAGGGTTTGTTGAACATGATGGGAAGTCAGGCGGCGGTGTTCAAACCGGACATAGACATATACACAACGTCTAGCTGGCTCGGTAAGCCTTTCTACGGGGTTGACTTCGGGTGGGGTAGTCCGGTCTGGATGGGATCAGCTACACATACCGTCTATGACAAATTGGTGTATGTTTCGCTGATGGACTCAAAGGATGGTGAAGGTGTGGAAGCATGGATAAACATACCTGCAGAAGTCATGTCTGTGTTTGTCCATGACCAAGAGTTGCTTGCTTATGCTGTCCTAAATCCCCCCATCACAATCTAA